In the Acomys russatus chromosome 13, mAcoRus1.1, whole genome shotgun sequence genome, one interval contains:
- the Znf32 gene encoding zinc finger protein 32 isoform X2, giving the protein MFGFPTATLLDCHGRYAQNVAFFNVMSEAHKYDHSEATTGSSSWDFQSSFRREKLEQKSPDSKTLPEDSAGVRQKAYDCQECGKSFRQKGSLTLHERIHTGQKPFECTQCGKSFRAKGNLVTHERIHTGEKPYECKECGKRFSQRGSLAVHERLHTGQKPYECAICQRSFRNQSNLAVHRRVHSGEKPYRCDQCGKAFSQKGSLIVHIRVHTGLKPYACSHCRKSFHTRGNCILHGKVHTGETPYLCGQCGKSFTQRGSLAVHQRSCPQRLTL; this is encoded by the coding sequence ATGTGATGTCAGAAGCCCACAAGTATGACCATTCAGAGGCCACCACAGGATCCTCAAGCTGGGATTTCCAGAGTTCTTTCAGAAGAGAGAAGCTGGAACAAAAATCCCCAGATTCTAAGACACTCCCGGAAGACTCAGCGGGCGTGAGGCAGAAGGCCTATGATTGCCAGGAATGCGGGAAGTCCTTCCGGCAGAAAGGCAGCCTGACGCTGCATGAGAGAATCCACACTGGTCAGAAGCCCTTTGAGTGCACGCAGTGTGGGAAAAGCTTCAGGGCCAAAGGCAACCTCGTTACCCATGAGCGGATACACACGGGGGAGAAGCCCTACGAATGCAAAGAGTGTGGGAAACGCTTTAGTCAGCGGGGCAGTCTAGCCGTCCACGAGAGACTCCACACCGGacagaaaccctatgaatgtgcCATTTGCCAGAGAAGCTTCAGGAATCAAAGTAACCTTGCTGTCCACCGGAGAGTTCACAGCGGCGAAAAGCCCTACAGATGTGACCAGTGCGGGAAAGCTTTCAGTCAGAAAGGAAGCCTGATTGTCCACATCAGAGTCCACACGGGCCTGAAGCCCTACGCGTGTTCCCACTGCAGGAAGAGCTTCCACACCAGGGGGAATTGTATTCTGCACGGAAAAGTCCACACAGGAGAGACACCCTATCTCTGTGGCCAGTGTGGGAAAAGTTTCACTCAGAGAGGGAGCCTGGCCGTGCACCAGCGAAGCTGCCCGCAAAGGCTCACTCTGTGA
- the Znf32 gene encoding zinc finger protein 32 isoform X1, translated as MFGFPTATLLDCHGRYAQNVAFFTYWCILHDFPLVLPDVMSEAHKYDHSEATTGSSSWDFQSSFRREKLEQKSPDSKTLPEDSAGVRQKAYDCQECGKSFRQKGSLTLHERIHTGQKPFECTQCGKSFRAKGNLVTHERIHTGEKPYECKECGKRFSQRGSLAVHERLHTGQKPYECAICQRSFRNQSNLAVHRRVHSGEKPYRCDQCGKAFSQKGSLIVHIRVHTGLKPYACSHCRKSFHTRGNCILHGKVHTGETPYLCGQCGKSFTQRGSLAVHQRSCPQRLTL; from the coding sequence CATATTGGTGCATCTTACATGACTTCCCTCTCGTTTTACCAGATGTGATGTCAGAAGCCCACAAGTATGACCATTCAGAGGCCACCACAGGATCCTCAAGCTGGGATTTCCAGAGTTCTTTCAGAAGAGAGAAGCTGGAACAAAAATCCCCAGATTCTAAGACACTCCCGGAAGACTCAGCGGGCGTGAGGCAGAAGGCCTATGATTGCCAGGAATGCGGGAAGTCCTTCCGGCAGAAAGGCAGCCTGACGCTGCATGAGAGAATCCACACTGGTCAGAAGCCCTTTGAGTGCACGCAGTGTGGGAAAAGCTTCAGGGCCAAAGGCAACCTCGTTACCCATGAGCGGATACACACGGGGGAGAAGCCCTACGAATGCAAAGAGTGTGGGAAACGCTTTAGTCAGCGGGGCAGTCTAGCCGTCCACGAGAGACTCCACACCGGacagaaaccctatgaatgtgcCATTTGCCAGAGAAGCTTCAGGAATCAAAGTAACCTTGCTGTCCACCGGAGAGTTCACAGCGGCGAAAAGCCCTACAGATGTGACCAGTGCGGGAAAGCTTTCAGTCAGAAAGGAAGCCTGATTGTCCACATCAGAGTCCACACGGGCCTGAAGCCCTACGCGTGTTCCCACTGCAGGAAGAGCTTCCACACCAGGGGGAATTGTATTCTGCACGGAAAAGTCCACACAGGAGAGACACCCTATCTCTGTGGCCAGTGTGGGAAAAGTTTCACTCAGAGAGGGAGCCTGGCCGTGCACCAGCGAAGCTGCCCGCAAAGGCTCACTCTGTGA